The Buteo buteo chromosome 6, bButBut1.hap1.1, whole genome shotgun sequence genomic interval TATCACTGTGGAGGTAAGCAAGCAAGAGGAAAGAACAGGAGCAGGAAAATGAGTGAAACCACAGAAGAACACGGTTGTTATGTTCTAAACCGGATAAAGCTATAAATGCCATTCTTGGTATAAGTGAATAGAAATTATTCAACTGGCAGGGCTTcatttgcacaaaaaaaaataatgatggatatatatatgtatatatgtactTTAAATTGACTTCAGTGCTGTAATCTCTCTCACAGTAATGTATTTCACCTGTTATCTTTGTTACTTAGTTTGACAGCATTGATGATGTTTCtaagtaaattaaaaagtagTGACAGATGGATAAGGCCCTATAATCCAGTGTGCTTTTTGTTCAGGTACCACACATGAGCTGTATCTACATAACTGAATGCACATGAGATTTGTTTGTGAAGTAATCATTTATTATGCAAACACCAGAACTTCATTATatcaaattttattaaatatgtaCAAGTTATTACTATTTAAAAGAACGAGTATCATTCCAAGATCTGCAAACTTCTCTCTAGCTTTGAGAGCTGCGGCAGAGCCTGTATTAATGCTAGTTTGAAAGCTGTAAGCTAATGCAGTGTCACTGTGAATGACACAGCACCACCTTTGAAGGCAAAACTTCATCAGCTGTATTCTTTAGTTACAATACAATCAAACCAAATCTTTCCTGACAATAATATATTTGTACATTGTTTAAATTTCCCAACTCTGTCCAACTTGTAGGATGGAAGCAAAGAATTCTGTCACGTTTAGGATTCTCAGATGCTGAAGAAAGGAATTCGTACCAGAAACATCTGACGGTAAAGGCCATTTAAAGGCAGAGAAGGGGGCAcaggaagcaaagagaaagatgcGTCCATCTCCTCTGCTGGTACCCAGCCAGGAGgtcttaatatttttcttgcttaggGTCCCATGGCCTCAATGAGGATAATGCTTCCTATCAGTGACCCCCTTTCCCATCACCTCTCCACTAAACTGGTAGGTCAGCTTCTTCTTGACTTTCTTGACCTCCCCTGTCTTGCCGTAATTTCTCAAAGCCCGTGCCATCTTCTGGTAGGTCATTTTCTTGCGATTGCCTTTCTGGATGCCCCAGCGATGTGCCAGTGCTTCTTTGTGTTtggaggagaactggaaagtACCTTTTTCCTTGTCCACCCACCAGATGCTGTCCTTCATGTCTCCACTGCGAAGAAGGTCCAGAAGGAACTGATACAGACGTATCTTTTTCTTGCTACCTGTGTGAGTGTCAGAGAAGAAAGGCAGTGGAGCATTAGTATTAGTGTGTAGCTCCTGGTGAAACAGCAGAACGTATTTAATTCATTTAACTTTCAGCTAGCTTGTCAGTCACATAACTTTTTCAGTTTGCAACATTTATAACAATAGACAGTGTTACACTGTGAGGACATAATGTGGTGGATTGATgtaccaagaagaaaaaataggaaTAAGGAATTCCAAAGGCCAAACCcttgttttgaaattaatttgctaATTGGAAGCTAACTGAAAAACATTGCTAATTTGAAACTAACCTGAAGCTAATTTGGGCAGGTTATATGGAACCTGACTTTCAGGTACTGGGCAAACAGagctaaatatttctaaaaatccATTCCCGGACATTCTTGCCTTGGTTTTCCCACCTGTTAATGGAAATTGGAGTAGAAATGGCAAAAGCCATTTCCATTCAGGAAGCCTGAATAGGCAAGGCAGAAGGAGGAAGCGGGAGTACGTGAAGAAACAAGACTTGAGATATAGACACAGTTATGGTCATAAAAGATTCGGAGGACAGGAGGCTGCAAGCAGTCAGGGAAAGCGAAGCTTTGGCAGTGGGATAAAATACTAGCACAGCAGTTCTACAGTTTTATGGTAATGTAACAGCTGCTCAGCACATAGCTTTATGACAACCCTCTGTCTTCACTGACCTGTTTCTCCATGCATAATTCCAGGCCCAGGGTCCACACCATCAGTCTCCCCATCTGATACCTCCAATGGGGGGCTCTGCCTCTCTATGTCCTCCTCATCAGAACTGGGCTGCGGTGGAGAGGAGTACTGTAGGCACATCCGGGGCAAATAGGACACCTTTGGGAGGAAAGAgtaggagagggaggaggtagTGATAGGGAGTGGGGCATCAagataagaaaaggaaatatcaTGGAGAGAGTTACagagaaaagggggagaaagtAAGAGGTATATGAGATTGTTTAGGGTAATACTGAGTGACTTCGTTGTTGACATTTATAATAAATACTATGCAATTAAGAAACACTGACAGCTAACAGGTCAACACTTACACATGTACAAAGATGCATCTTTacaagagggaaggaggaataAGGTTGTGAATATAAGAACTTTACCCTATGTTATATCCTATGCAAGTGATATTGCCCCTCTTCCCCCATACCTCCCCGGAGCTAGCATTCTTCCTAATGAGTTTTTGATCTCTGTTGCCTATCCCCAGTGTAAAACTGCTTCTGAGAACAACTTCTTTTCTGACACAGACCTTCTGGAACTACTCATTTCAATTTGAAAGAGCTGAACAGTTCTGCCCTAGCATGGCTGTTTTGACTGGCTTTGGCTCTATGGTAGTCTTCCTTTCTCAGGCATAGTACCTTCTGACAGCACTGAATCCCTACAgcactgcatccagctctggagatGGCATTACACAGGTCAGTCAGCATCCTATCCTGAATTTCCCCTGTGAGGAGGGCAATAGCCTTAGCACTAAGATAAAGGATATATCATGCTTGTTCACATTCTCTTTTCCTAAGTGGCTATCTGAAAATTCCCCATTAATGGGGATTTCTCATCTGCAAAGCTACCAAGCCACTTTTTGTGCTAAATTCTCTTGCCCTTATATAGGCGTCTTGTCAGGAGCAGTGTGGAATATACCTCAGCTCTGTAAATTCTCAGTTGCAGTCTGGTTTATTAGGGATCATGATCAGTTGCCATGAATTATTGCAGCTTCTTATTTAAGAATGAGAATCAGATCAGTCTGAGGGGCAGGGAGTCAGAACCCAAttcctacattaaaaaaaccccaaccaacatTCCCCAAACCCAGCAGCGTATAGAAGGTGGTTCTCAGGAAATGGGCCAGATAAATGGTCCTGGAAGGTCAGTTC includes:
- the SPI1 gene encoding transcription factor PU.1, whose amino-acid sequence is MLQACKMEGFPLIPPPSEDMVPYESDLYRQPHDYYQYLNSDGESHGDHYWEYHPHHMHSEFETFGDNHFTELQSVQPPQLQQLYRHMEIEQMHVLDSAIPTTHIGLNHQVSYLPRMCLQYSSPPQPSSDEEDIERQSPPLEVSDGETDGVDPGPGIMHGETGSKKKIRLYQFLLDLLRSGDMKDSIWWVDKEKGTFQFSSKHKEALAHRWGIQKGNRKKMTYQKMARALRNYGKTGEVKKVKKKLTYQFSGEVMGKGVTDRKHYPH